The Streptomyces sp. ALI-76-A nucleotide sequence GGCGCCGCACACCACGATGTCGTCCATGACCATCGCGACCAGGTCGTGGCCGATCGTGTCGTAGACGCCCAGCCGGCGGGCGATGTCGACCTTGGTGCCGACGCCGTCCGTGGCGGAGGCCAGCAGGGGACGCTCGTAGCTCTTGAGGGCGGAGGCGTCGAAGAGGCCGGCGAAACCGCCGAGGCCGCCGAGGACCTCGGGGCGCTGGGTCTTCTTCACCCACTCCTTCATCAGCTCGACGGCGCGGTCGCCCGCGTCGATGTCGACACCTGCGGTCTTGTACGACGCCGCTGCGGAACTGGCGCCGCCTTCGGCACGGGGGGTCTCAGGCATGACGAGGAGAACTTTCGTGTCGTACTGCGGGGAGGGCGGGCTGTCGGACCGGCGTCTACGGGCGACGGATCGCGTCGGACGCGGCCGTGGCGGCGGGCCCTGCGGCCAGCTCGGTCTCCAGGAGCTGCTTGCCGAGCAGCTCGGGGTCCGGCAGCTCCATCGGGTACTCCCCGTCGAAGCAGGCGCGGCACAGGTTCGGCTTGGCGATGGTGGTCGCCTCGATCATGCCGTCGATGGAGATGTAGGCCAGCGAGTCGGCGCCCAGCGAGGTGCCGATCTCGTCGATGGTCATGCCGTTGGCGATCAGCTCGGCGCGGGTGGCGAAATCGATGCCGAAGAAGCACGGCCACTTCACGGGAGGAGAGGAGATCCGGATGTGGACCTCCGCCGCGCCCGCCTCGCGGAGCATGCGCACCAGGGCGCGCTGGGTGTTGCCGCGCACGATCGAGTCGTCCACGACGACCAGCCGCTTGCCCTTGATGACTTCCTTCAGCGGGTTCAGCTTCAGCCGGATGCCGAGCTGCCGGATGGTCTGCGAGGGCTGGATGAACGTCCGCCCGACGTACGCGTTCTTCACCAGGCCGGCGCCGAAGGGGATGCCGGACGCCTCCGCGTAGCCGATGGCGGCCGGGGTGCCGGACTCCGGAGTCGCTATGACCAGGTCGGCGTCGACCGGGGCTTCCTTGGCGAGCTTGCGGCCCATCTCCACGCGGGAGAGGTACACGTTCCGGCCGGCGATGTCGGTGTCCGGGCGGGCCAGGTAGACGTACTCGAAGACGCAGCCCTTGGGCTTCGCTTCCGCGAATCGGGAGGTGCGCAGGCCGTTCTCGTCGATGGCGACGAACTCACCCGGCTCGATCTCGCGGACGTAGGCGGCGCCGCAGATGTCGAGGGCGGCGGACTCGGAGGCGACGACCCAGCCGCGCTCCAGGCGGCCGAGCACC carries:
- the purF gene encoding amidophosphoribosyltransferase yields the protein MPRGDGRLSHDLLPGEKGPQDACGVFGVWAPGEEVAKLTYFGLYALQHRGQESAGIAVSNGSKILVFKDMGLVSQVFDEASLGSLQGHIAVGHARYSTTGASVWENAQPTFRATAHGSIALGHNGNLVNTAQLAEMVADLPKDTNGRSTRVAATNDTDLLTALLAAQVDDDGKPLTIEEASARILPQVRGAFSLVFMDEHTLYAARDPQGIRPLVLGRLERGWVVASESAALDICGAAYVREIEPGEFVAIDENGLRTSRFAEAKPKGCVFEYVYLARPDTDIAGRNVYLSRVEMGRKLAKEAPVDADLVIATPESGTPAAIGYAEASGIPFGAGLVKNAYVGRTFIQPSQTIRQLGIRLKLNPLKEVIKGKRLVVVDDSIVRGNTQRALVRMLREAGAAEVHIRISSPPVKWPCFFGIDFATRAELIANGMTIDEIGTSLGADSLAYISIDGMIEATTIAKPNLCRACFDGEYPMELPDPELLGKQLLETELAAGPAATAASDAIRRP